From one Microbacterium sp. 10M-3C3 genomic stretch:
- a CDS encoding Na+/H+ antiporter NhaA produces MSLLRSARFPAAVLLAAAAVGLVVANSPLGASVDAVMHAEVGVPGVFALSVEHWIADGLLALFFFVVAVELQYELTSGQLNSARHALRPAIAAAGGVLVPIAVFAAIAGGSDAARGWPIPTATDIAFALGVLAVFGRGLPSRIRVFLLALAILDDIVGIVFIAVLFTADVQLPLLLAALACVAVFAVLSRQLGGRGHRALIVALVVLGVATWVLVYLSGVHSTIAGVALGLAMAQQPALVARHVLEPWVNAIVLPLFAFAAALVAVPTVSASELSPGLWGVLIALPAGKVVGITFAGWIAQRVAGGDGPRLPLADLVTAGSLGGIGFTVSLLLSELAFADHPEIRDQTTLGVLGGSAISLVLAVILVSWRAWHYRKTPQADPRTGAASPS; encoded by the coding sequence GTTTCCCCGCCGCCGTCCTGCTCGCCGCCGCGGCCGTCGGCCTCGTCGTGGCGAATTCCCCGCTCGGTGCCTCCGTGGACGCCGTCATGCACGCCGAGGTGGGCGTCCCGGGCGTCTTCGCGCTGTCGGTCGAGCACTGGATCGCCGACGGCCTGCTCGCGCTGTTCTTCTTCGTGGTGGCCGTCGAGCTTCAGTACGAGCTCACCTCCGGCCAGCTCAACTCCGCGCGCCATGCGCTGCGCCCCGCGATCGCCGCGGCCGGCGGCGTTCTCGTGCCGATCGCGGTCTTCGCGGCGATCGCGGGCGGGTCGGATGCGGCGCGCGGATGGCCGATCCCCACGGCGACCGACATCGCGTTCGCGCTCGGGGTGCTCGCGGTGTTCGGACGCGGCCTGCCGTCCCGCATCCGCGTCTTCCTGCTGGCACTGGCGATCCTCGACGACATCGTCGGGATCGTCTTCATCGCCGTGCTGTTCACCGCCGACGTGCAGCTGCCGCTCCTGCTCGCCGCCCTGGCGTGCGTCGCGGTGTTCGCCGTCCTGAGCCGCCAGCTCGGCGGACGCGGGCACCGCGCCCTCATCGTCGCGCTCGTCGTACTCGGCGTCGCGACGTGGGTGCTCGTGTACCTCTCGGGCGTCCACTCCACGATCGCCGGCGTCGCGCTCGGCCTCGCGATGGCGCAGCAGCCCGCGCTCGTGGCCCGGCACGTGCTCGAGCCGTGGGTCAACGCGATCGTGCTGCCGCTGTTCGCGTTCGCCGCCGCCCTCGTCGCGGTCCCGACGGTGTCGGCGTCGGAGCTGTCGCCGGGTCTGTGGGGCGTGCTCATCGCGCTGCCGGCCGGGAAGGTGGTCGGGATCACCTTCGCCGGCTGGATCGCGCAGCGCGTGGCCGGCGGCGACGGGCCGCGACTGCCGCTGGCCGACCTCGTCACGGCCGGGTCGCTCGGCGGCATCGGCTTCACCGTGTCGCTGCTGCTGTCCGAGCTCGCCTTCGCCGACCACCCCGAGATCCGTGACCAGACGACGCTGGGCGTGCTCGGCGGTTCCGCCATCTCGCTCGTGCTGGCGGTGATCCTCGTATCGTGGCGGGCATGGCATTACCGGAAGACGCCGCAGGCCGACCCCCGCACCGGCGCGGCGAGCCCGTCGTGA
- a CDS encoding MazG family protein, giving the protein MRAVRDRCVWSQAIDHRALVPYLLEESAELVDAVEDGSRDDLREELGDLLWQVLFHAEIASRDADDPFDIDDVARGLTEKMVRRHPHVFGDAVATTPEEVLVHWNAAKAAEKRARTSVLDGVSAHMPSLALAQKLVGKAAQVGVAAAAERAEVGAAAGALPASHAPASEAELGDALLALVATARERGWDAERALRERLRMLTADVRAAEGAASGLEE; this is encoded by the coding sequence ATGCGCGCCGTGCGCGACCGGTGCGTGTGGTCGCAGGCGATCGACCACCGGGCGCTCGTGCCCTACCTCCTCGAGGAGAGCGCCGAGCTCGTCGACGCGGTCGAGGACGGCTCGCGCGACGACCTTCGTGAAGAGCTCGGCGACCTGCTGTGGCAGGTGCTGTTCCACGCGGAGATCGCCTCCCGCGACGCCGACGACCCGTTCGATATCGACGACGTCGCGCGCGGTCTCACCGAGAAGATGGTGCGCCGTCACCCGCACGTCTTCGGCGACGCCGTCGCCACGACGCCCGAGGAGGTGCTCGTCCACTGGAACGCGGCCAAGGCCGCCGAGAAGCGCGCGCGCACGAGCGTCCTCGACGGCGTCTCGGCGCACATGCCCTCGCTCGCGCTCGCGCAGAAGCTCGTCGGCAAGGCCGCGCAGGTCGGCGTGGCTGCGGCGGCAGAGCGCGCCGAGGTCGGGGCAGCCGCCGGCGCGCTGCCGGCTTCGCACGCGCCGGCGAGCGAGGCCGAGCTCGGCGACGCGCTCCTCGCCCTCGTCGCCACCGCGCGGGAGCGCGGCTGGGACGCCGAACGGGCGCTGCGAGAGCGGCTGCGGATGCTGACCGCCGACGTGCGCGCGGCCGAAGGCGCCGCATCCGGGCTGGAAGAATAG
- the hisS gene encoding histidine--tRNA ligase — translation MRDFLPADKARRERVLGVIRDRYRAHGFDEIETPVMEEYPRLHAGIGGDNEKLAFNVLKRGLTADDIRAAADDPAALTDLGLRYDLTVPLARFYATHRAELPTVFRAIQIAPVWRAERPQKGRYRQFVQCDIDIIGDASVRAEAELIVATLDAVDALGLAGASVRVNDRRALDGILAAFGFAEAERPGVLITIDKLDKIGPDGVVAELRERGASSDAVAAFEAFLSRPAAEGAGLDADVVRAALPDAVDPAVVDHLAALGAAVAAARGGAVPLVFDPFLVRGMGYYTGTIFELAHPSVSYSLGGGGRYDGMIGRFLGQDVPAVGFSIGFERIVDLVATEADGAADAVVLVHDRDIPPAELVALKAALVAGGRRVRLEARTKNLKALLDRAAADGYTAFAAVSPGTAADALELRPLG, via the coding sequence ATGCGCGACTTCCTGCCCGCCGACAAGGCCCGCCGCGAGCGCGTGCTGGGCGTCATCCGCGACCGCTACCGCGCCCACGGCTTCGACGAGATCGAGACGCCGGTCATGGAGGAGTACCCGCGGCTGCACGCCGGCATCGGCGGCGACAACGAGAAGCTCGCGTTCAACGTCCTCAAGCGCGGGCTGACGGCCGACGACATCCGAGCGGCAGCAGATGACCCCGCCGCGCTCACCGACCTCGGCCTGCGCTACGACCTCACGGTGCCGCTCGCGCGCTTCTACGCGACCCACCGTGCGGAGCTGCCGACCGTCTTCCGCGCGATCCAGATCGCGCCGGTGTGGCGCGCCGAGCGGCCGCAGAAGGGCCGCTACCGACAGTTCGTGCAGTGCGACATCGACATCATCGGCGACGCGTCGGTGCGCGCCGAGGCGGAGCTCATCGTCGCGACTCTCGACGCCGTCGACGCCCTCGGGCTCGCTGGCGCATCGGTGCGCGTCAACGACCGACGGGCGCTGGACGGCATCCTCGCGGCATTCGGCTTCGCCGAGGCGGAGCGGCCGGGCGTGCTCATCACGATCGACAAGCTCGACAAGATCGGGCCCGACGGCGTCGTCGCGGAGCTCCGAGAGCGAGGCGCCTCGTCCGACGCCGTCGCCGCCTTCGAGGCGTTCCTGAGCCGTCCCGCCGCCGAGGGCGCGGGCCTCGACGCCGACGTCGTGCGCGCGGCGCTGCCGGACGCCGTCGACCCGGCCGTCGTGGATCACCTCGCCGCGCTCGGCGCCGCCGTCGCAGCCGCGCGCGGCGGAGCGGTGCCGCTGGTCTTCGACCCGTTCCTCGTGCGCGGCATGGGCTACTACACGGGCACGATCTTCGAGCTCGCGCACCCGTCCGTGTCGTACTCGCTGGGCGGTGGCGGTCGCTACGACGGCATGATCGGGCGCTTCCTCGGGCAGGACGTGCCGGCCGTGGGCTTCTCGATCGGCTTCGAGCGCATCGTCGACCTCGTCGCCACCGAGGCCGACGGCGCCGCGGATGCCGTCGTGCTCGTGCACGACCGCGACATTCCCCCGGCCGAGCTCGTCGCCCTCAAGGCAGCGCTCGTCGCGGGCGGCCGCCGCGTGCGGCTCGAGGCCCGTACCAAGAACCTCAAAGCGCTGCTGGATCGGGCCGCCGCCGACGGCTACACCGCGTTCGCCGCCGTGTCTCCCGGCACCGCGGCCGACGCGCTCGAGCTGCGCCCGCTCGGCTGA
- a CDS encoding SGNH/GDSL hydrolase family protein, whose amino-acid sequence MARLRAVRVAASAALLVAGSAWGLGALLRRQAAIARRRIGKPLGEDALDADRVWRRSLPGAPLELLVVGDSIAAGLGAHRRKDTLGARVAKGLADALGRPVRLRTAAVVGAESSQLAGQLDALPGAYAPDVALVVVGGNDVTHRIPVATAVAHLSAAVGRLRQRGAAVVVATCPDLGALRAVPQPLRRLASAASRRLAEAQADAAAAAGARVVSLRDTVGPMFLSAPEEMFSLDRFHPSALGYRRTAAMLVPVALDALRAAPAGNGAAAGRGGGGA is encoded by the coding sequence ATGGCCCGTCTCCGCGCGGTGCGCGTCGCCGCATCCGCCGCCCTGCTCGTGGCGGGGAGCGCGTGGGGGCTCGGCGCGCTGCTGCGGCGTCAGGCGGCGATCGCCCGCCGTCGCATCGGCAAGCCGCTCGGCGAGGACGCGCTCGACGCCGATCGCGTGTGGCGGCGGAGCCTGCCCGGGGCGCCGCTGGAGCTGCTCGTGGTGGGAGACTCGATCGCCGCAGGACTCGGCGCGCACCGACGCAAGGACACGCTCGGCGCGCGCGTCGCGAAGGGCCTCGCCGATGCGCTCGGACGGCCGGTGCGGCTGCGCACCGCCGCCGTCGTGGGTGCGGAGTCGTCGCAGCTCGCAGGCCAGCTCGACGCCCTGCCCGGCGCCTACGCGCCCGATGTCGCGCTGGTCGTGGTCGGCGGCAACGACGTGACCCACCGCATCCCCGTCGCCACCGCCGTCGCCCACCTCTCCGCGGCGGTCGGGCGGCTGCGGCAGCGCGGCGCGGCGGTCGTCGTCGCCACGTGCCCCGATCTCGGCGCCCTCCGCGCGGTGCCGCAGCCGCTGCGGCGGCTGGCGTCGGCGGCGTCTCGGCGCCTGGCCGAGGCGCAGGCGGATGCGGCGGCCGCCGCCGGCGCGCGGGTCGTGTCGCTGCGCGACACGGTCGGGCCGATGTTCCTGTCGGCTCCGGAGGAGATGTTCAGCCTCGACCGGTTCCACCCGAGCGCGCTCGGATACCGCCGGACGGCAGCGATGCTCGTGCCCGTCGCTCTCGACGCGCTGCGGGCGGCGCCCGCCGGCAACGGCGCTGCCGCCGGGCGCGGCGGCGGCGGTGCTTGA
- a CDS encoding O-methyltransferase — translation MAELTPTSYRALDSYLADTLVGRDPDLEAAVAAQEAAGLPAIEVAPAAGKLLHLLARVARARRILEVGTLGGYSTIWLARALAPGGVVISIEAEPRHAAVARESIARAGLAGRVEVREGRAADVLPTLAGDEPFDLVFIDADKESNTVYLDWAARLGRPGTVVVVDNIGRSGEVARADTGNPQVDGVRRGLEMLASDPRFDATALQTVDRKGWDGIAIALLTDAVADAAPSPPAADH, via the coding sequence ATGGCCGAGCTGACGCCGACGTCCTACCGGGCCCTCGATTCCTACCTCGCCGACACGCTCGTCGGCCGCGATCCCGACCTCGAAGCGGCCGTGGCTGCGCAGGAGGCCGCAGGACTGCCCGCGATCGAGGTCGCCCCCGCGGCCGGTAAGCTCCTCCACCTCCTCGCGCGCGTGGCCCGCGCCCGCCGCATCCTGGAGGTCGGCACGCTCGGCGGGTACTCGACCATCTGGCTCGCTCGCGCGCTCGCGCCCGGCGGCGTGGTGATCTCGATCGAAGCGGAGCCCCGGCACGCCGCCGTCGCCCGCGAGAGCATCGCCCGCGCGGGGCTGGCCGGTCGGGTCGAGGTGCGCGAGGGGCGCGCCGCCGACGTCCTCCCGACGCTCGCGGGCGACGAGCCGTTCGACCTCGTCTTCATCGACGCCGACAAGGAGTCGAACACGGTCTACCTCGACTGGGCCGCCCGGCTCGGTCGCCCCGGCACCGTCGTCGTGGTCGACAACATCGGCCGCTCGGGCGAGGTGGCGCGGGCCGACACCGGCAATCCGCAGGTGGACGGGGTGCGCCGCGGTCTCGAAATGCTGGCATCCGACCCGCGCTTCGACGCCACCGCGCTGCAGACCGTCGACCGCAAGGGCTGGGACGGCATCGCCATCGCGCTGCTCACCGACGCCGTCGCGGATGCTGCTCCTTCGCCGCCGGCGGCAGATCACTAG
- the eno gene encoding phosphopyruvate hydratase, with translation MALIEAVNAREILDSRGNPTVEVEVLLDDGIVQRAAVPSGASTGAFEAYELRDGDKGRYGGKGVLKAVAAVVDELGPAIEGVEASEQRIIDEILIETDGTENKSRTGANAILGVSLAVAKAAADSADLPLFRYLGGPNAHLLPVPLFNVINGGEHADNGIDFQEFFLAPIGADTYGESLRWGTEVYHVLKGELKAAGFATGLGDEGGFAPDLPSNREGLDFLMKAIEKAGFTPGRDIAVGLDVAATEFFADGVYTVEGKAWSVDELISYFTGLVADYPIVTIEDALAEDDWDGWKKLTDAIGTKVQLVGDDLFVTNPTRLAEGIKKGVANALLVKVNQIGTLSETLDAIALATRSGYASMLSHRSGETEDTTIADLAVAVNAGQIKTGAPARSERIAKYNQLLRIEEELGDAAEFAGRSAFPRFTA, from the coding sequence GTGGCACTTATCGAGGCCGTCAACGCGCGCGAGATCCTGGACTCGCGCGGAAACCCGACCGTGGAGGTGGAGGTGCTGCTGGACGACGGTATCGTCCAGCGCGCCGCGGTGCCCTCCGGAGCCTCCACCGGCGCCTTCGAGGCGTACGAGCTGCGCGACGGCGACAAGGGCCGCTACGGCGGGAAAGGCGTGCTGAAAGCCGTCGCGGCCGTCGTGGACGAGCTCGGCCCGGCGATCGAGGGCGTCGAAGCGAGCGAGCAGCGCATCATCGACGAGATCCTCATCGAGACCGACGGCACCGAGAACAAGTCGCGCACCGGCGCGAACGCGATCCTCGGCGTCAGCCTCGCCGTCGCAAAGGCCGCCGCCGACAGCGCCGACCTGCCGCTGTTCCGCTACCTCGGCGGACCCAACGCCCACCTCCTGCCCGTGCCGCTGTTCAACGTCATCAACGGCGGCGAGCACGCCGACAACGGCATCGACTTCCAGGAGTTCTTCCTCGCGCCCATCGGCGCCGACACCTATGGCGAGTCGCTGCGCTGGGGCACCGAGGTCTACCACGTCCTCAAGGGCGAGCTGAAGGCCGCCGGCTTCGCGACCGGCCTCGGCGACGAGGGCGGCTTCGCCCCCGACCTCCCCAGCAACCGCGAGGGCCTCGACTTCCTCATGAAGGCGATCGAGAAGGCCGGCTTCACTCCCGGCCGCGACATCGCCGTGGGCCTCGACGTCGCCGCGACCGAGTTCTTCGCCGACGGCGTGTACACCGTCGAGGGCAAGGCGTGGAGCGTCGACGAGCTCATCTCCTACTTCACGGGCCTGGTCGCCGACTACCCGATCGTCACGATCGAGGACGCGCTCGCCGAAGACGACTGGGACGGCTGGAAGAAGCTCACAGACGCGATCGGCACGAAGGTGCAGCTCGTGGGCGACGACCTGTTCGTCACCAACCCCACGCGCTTGGCGGAGGGCATCAAGAAGGGCGTCGCGAATGCGCTGCTGGTGAAGGTGAACCAGATCGGCACGCTCTCGGAGACGCTCGACGCCATCGCCCTGGCGACGCGCTCGGGCTACGCCTCGATGCTGTCGCACCGCTCCGGCGAGACCGAGGACACCACGATCGCCGACCTCGCGGTCGCCGTGAACGCGGGTCAGATCAAGACCGGCGCGCCCGCTCGCAGCGAGCGCATCGCGAAATACAATCAGCTTCTGCGCATCGAGGAGGAGCTGGGCGACGCGGCGGAGTTCGCGGGCCGCTCGGCCTTCCCGCGGTTCACCGCGTAA
- a CDS encoding septum formation initiator family protein, with product MARPTVPPSRTSARPAQTGAARVDVRGWLGGVRLSGFMVIMLGLVVLAAFVLVPTVGTYLDQRQQIAALQHAVAVSQSEVDDLEEQQKRWTDPAYITTQARERLYYVTPGEVVYLVDDDLPDAQAPQDAAPVSDEVAQTRTDWMSQLVRSVATAGLAQTAAPVDPLAPLDPSTPVDGTTPAP from the coding sequence GTGGCCAGACCGACGGTTCCCCCCTCTCGCACGTCCGCGCGGCCCGCGCAGACGGGCGCGGCGCGCGTCGATGTGCGCGGGTGGCTCGGCGGCGTGCGCCTGTCGGGCTTCATGGTCATCATGCTCGGGCTCGTGGTGCTCGCCGCCTTCGTGCTCGTCCCGACCGTCGGCACGTACCTCGACCAGCGTCAGCAGATCGCCGCGCTCCAGCACGCGGTGGCCGTGAGCCAGAGCGAGGTCGACGACCTCGAGGAGCAGCAGAAGCGCTGGACCGATCCCGCCTACATCACCACGCAGGCGCGCGAGCGGCTGTACTACGTCACGCCCGGCGAGGTCGTGTACCTCGTCGACGACGACCTGCCCGACGCGCAGGCCCCGCAGGATGCCGCGCCCGTGAGCGACGAGGTCGCCCAGACGCGCACCGACTGGATGTCGCAGCTCGTCCGCTCGGTCGCGACCGCGGGTCTCGCGCAGACCGCCGCCCCCGTCGACCCCCTCGCGCCGCTCGACCCCTCGACCCCCGTCGACGGCACCACTCCCGCGCCGTAG
- a CDS encoding type II toxin-antitoxin system death-on-curing family toxin — MAKKTVTPAALARDLGLEVDDVLLMLWDSGVDYPTSPDALIRPGDHQKAYEACGVASLKDRLLVDYWSRTLGMSRVELQTWAGQHGVTIGPNARRLPKGALARFERAMRSNAVSRAERRGAGEVPSSTSPRSPMQWRDVGHMRDDMRYLSADEIEQIHHQIAQDFRDTADPIAPAGVRSRELLESAAGRPGTGLGGYRKYPTIEMAAAALVHSVIHNHPFYNGNKRTALVSMLSFMDENGLVLTSSQDELFRWTVRVAGHKLGADKYTGDKSDVELQLMAQWLLQHSRAIEAGERVITFAELRRRLATFDCSVHITSNRGGRAIVERQVAVTQRSLLGSRRKVETRRVNLPYGGEGRQVARNRIKELRRELQLSDEFGIDSAAFYGLDKRPIDAFIAEYRKTLRRLARV; from the coding sequence ATGGCAAAGAAGACTGTTACTCCCGCAGCGCTGGCGCGTGACCTAGGCCTTGAAGTTGACGATGTCCTCCTAATGCTTTGGGACAGTGGGGTCGACTACCCAACCTCGCCTGATGCGCTCATTCGACCGGGGGATCATCAGAAGGCGTATGAAGCGTGCGGCGTAGCCTCGCTCAAAGATCGTCTCCTCGTTGATTACTGGTCGAGAACACTTGGAATGAGCCGCGTCGAACTTCAGACATGGGCCGGCCAACACGGGGTGACCATTGGTCCAAACGCGCGGCGCCTGCCGAAGGGTGCGCTCGCGCGGTTCGAGAGGGCAATGCGCTCCAACGCGGTCAGCCGCGCAGAGCGCCGAGGTGCGGGCGAGGTACCCTCCTCCACATCGCCGCGCAGTCCAATGCAATGGCGAGACGTTGGACATATGCGAGACGACATGCGCTATCTAAGCGCAGATGAGATCGAGCAGATCCACCATCAGATCGCTCAGGATTTTCGAGACACTGCAGATCCCATCGCGCCGGCGGGTGTTAGGAGCCGAGAGCTACTGGAGAGCGCCGCTGGGAGACCCGGCACTGGGCTCGGCGGCTATCGCAAGTATCCAACGATCGAGATGGCGGCCGCAGCGTTGGTTCACTCCGTGATTCACAATCACCCCTTCTATAACGGGAACAAGCGAACAGCGCTTGTCTCAATGCTTTCGTTTATGGATGAGAACGGGTTGGTCCTAACCTCCTCGCAGGACGAACTCTTCAGGTGGACAGTCCGAGTGGCAGGGCACAAGCTTGGGGCGGACAAGTACACGGGCGATAAGAGCGACGTCGAGCTGCAACTGATGGCGCAATGGCTTCTGCAGCACAGTCGTGCAATCGAAGCCGGGGAGCGGGTCATTACGTTTGCGGAGTTGCGACGTCGACTCGCTACCTTCGACTGCTCGGTGCACATCACCAGTAACCGCGGCGGCCGAGCGATCGTGGAACGGCAAGTTGCCGTGACGCAACGATCCTTACTCGGATCACGCCGCAAGGTGGAGACCCGCCGCGTCAACTTGCCCTATGGGGGAGAAGGACGCCAAGTCGCTCGCAACCGGATCAAGGAGTTGCGACGCGAACTACAGCTTTCGGACGAGTTTGGGATCGATTCGGCAGCGTTCTATGGACTAGACAAGCGCCCGATCGATGCGTTCATCGCTGAGTATCGAAAGACCCTTCGACGGCTTGCGAGAGTGTGA
- a CDS encoding Fic family protein, with translation MIVRYLDFETICLINERFCGQGAGVRDRNGVRSVALRPQATWEGADLFPRVVDKAAAYLHGFATTQYFRDGNKRTSFLCATVFIEGNDLIFDGPTIDEAEAFLLSVAAKERSIADVALWLDRYSFGRRAWKRLQAWQDLEDYGHL, from the coding sequence ATGATCGTCAGATATCTCGATTTCGAGACCATCTGCCTTATAAATGAGCGGTTCTGCGGGCAGGGCGCGGGGGTACGCGACCGGAATGGCGTCCGGTCCGTGGCCCTACGACCACAAGCCACATGGGAGGGAGCTGACCTCTTCCCACGCGTTGTCGATAAGGCGGCGGCCTACCTCCACGGGTTTGCAACAACACAATATTTTAGGGACGGGAACAAGCGGACGTCGTTTCTGTGCGCAACCGTCTTCATCGAGGGGAACGACCTTATCTTCGATGGCCCGACGATCGACGAAGCCGAAGCGTTTCTGCTTTCAGTAGCGGCCAAGGAGCGGTCGATTGCCGACGTAGCGTTGTGGCTTGACCGTTACTCCTTTGGCCGCCGCGCCTGGAAGCGACTCCAGGCTTGGCAGGATCTGGAGGACTACGGACATTTGTAG
- a CDS encoding DUF501 domain-containing protein, with amino-acid sequence MSTPPLPPATEADLSVLREQLGRPARDVVGIAARCVCGNPTVVATSPRLSDGSPFPTFYYLTHPGATAAMSALEAGHVMREFTDELAEDEELQAAYRRAHEAYLRDRAAYGEPDEIAGISAGGMPTRVKCLHALAGHALAAGPGVNPIGDRALARADWSPSRCTCANPGATG; translated from the coding sequence ATGAGCACGCCGCCCCTGCCGCCCGCGACCGAGGCCGATCTGTCGGTGCTGCGCGAGCAGCTCGGCCGTCCCGCCCGCGACGTCGTCGGCATCGCCGCGCGCTGCGTGTGCGGCAATCCGACGGTCGTCGCGACGTCCCCGCGGCTCTCCGACGGGTCGCCCTTCCCGACGTTCTACTACCTCACCCACCCCGGTGCGACCGCGGCCATGTCGGCCCTGGAGGCCGGGCATGTCATGCGTGAGTTCACCGACGAGCTCGCCGAGGACGAGGAGCTGCAGGCCGCCTATCGACGCGCACACGAGGCGTACCTGCGCGACCGCGCGGCGTACGGCGAGCCCGACGAGATCGCGGGCATCTCCGCGGGCGGCATGCCGACGCGCGTGAAGTGCCTGCACGCTCTGGCCGGGCACGCGCTCGCCGCCGGTCCCGGCGTGAATCCCATCGGCGACCGGGCGCTCGCGCGTGCCGACTGGTCGCCGAGCCGCTGCACCTGCGCGAACCCCGGGGCGACGGGATGA
- a CDS encoding S8 family serine peptidase yields the protein MRRVVAASVAIALTVLLAGAASPPPPVAEDPTDPVRAGEYWLDQYGIRQAWQTTRGAGVKIAVIDTGVGRTPPEFAGVVGGTDVSERGAPDGRTPVGTGSESNHGSWVASLAGARGSADGRGMVGVAPEAELLSVSIDIEGEKVPVSDQIADAIRWSVDAGAKVINMSLTTNTLEWDPSWDDAFSYAFEKDVVIVVAAGNRGSGTTRVGAPATIPGVLTVGGVDPDGVASVEASTQGITIGVSAPSERLIGVSADGALVQWNGTSGAAPIVAGIAALVRSAHPELDANNVLNRLISTARPPAGATQRPDVLYGYGLVDAAAAVSATVPSISSNPMGDLAEWIRLYRRADAAPAPAPTAGPAEIAPLPAADGPSAAGSPLLPSAETLRYGTVPLVALTVAAIMVVLGLTAAARRIRSARESRSPSSPSI from the coding sequence ATGAGGCGCGTGGTCGCGGCATCCGTCGCGATCGCACTGACGGTGCTGCTGGCTGGCGCCGCCTCGCCGCCTCCGCCGGTCGCGGAGGACCCGACCGACCCCGTGCGCGCGGGGGAGTACTGGCTCGACCAGTACGGCATCCGCCAGGCCTGGCAGACCACGCGCGGCGCGGGCGTCAAGATCGCCGTCATCGACACCGGCGTGGGGCGCACGCCGCCGGAGTTCGCCGGCGTCGTCGGCGGCACCGATGTGTCCGAGCGCGGCGCGCCCGACGGCCGCACGCCGGTGGGCACGGGCTCCGAGAGCAACCACGGCAGCTGGGTGGCCTCCCTCGCCGGCGCGCGCGGCTCGGCGGACGGGCGCGGCATGGTCGGCGTCGCCCCCGAGGCGGAGCTGCTGTCGGTGTCGATCGACATCGAGGGCGAGAAGGTGCCGGTGAGCGACCAGATCGCCGATGCCATCCGGTGGTCGGTCGACGCCGGGGCCAAGGTCATCAACATGTCGCTGACGACCAACACGCTCGAGTGGGACCCGTCGTGGGACGACGCGTTCTCGTATGCCTTCGAGAAGGACGTCGTCATCGTCGTGGCCGCGGGCAACCGCGGCAGCGGCACGACACGCGTCGGCGCCCCCGCGACCATCCCCGGCGTCCTCACCGTCGGCGGTGTCGACCCCGACGGCGTTGCGAGCGTGGAGGCGTCCACGCAGGGCATCACGATCGGCGTCTCTGCGCCGAGCGAGCGGCTCATCGGCGTCTCGGCCGACGGTGCGCTCGTGCAGTGGAACGGCACGAGCGGTGCCGCGCCCATCGTCGCCGGCATCGCCGCGCTCGTGCGGTCGGCGCATCCCGAGCTCGACGCGAACAATGTCCTCAACCGCCTCATCAGCACTGCCAGGCCGCCGGCAGGCGCGACGCAGCGGCCCGACGTGCTCTACGGGTACGGTCTCGTGGATGCGGCGGCCGCCGTGTCGGCGACCGTGCCGTCGATCTCGAGCAACCCCATGGGCGACCTCGCGGAGTGGATCCGGCTCTACCGGCGGGCCGATGCGGCGCCCGCGCCCGCGCCGACGGCCGGACCTGCCGAGATCGCTCCGCTGCCTGCCGCGGACGGCCCGTCGGCGGCCGGCAGCCCGCTGCTGCCCAGCGCCGAGACGCTTCGGTACGGCACGGTTCCGCTCGTCGCCCTCACGGTGGCCGCTATAATGGTGGTGCTCGGCCTCACCGCTGCTGCCCGGCGAATCCGTTCGGCCCGCGAGTCTCGCTCGCCGAGTTCTCCATCCATCTGA